In Nonomuraea muscovyensis, one genomic interval encodes:
- a CDS encoding LysR family transcriptional regulator — protein sequence MIDTRRLRTLRAVADHGTVTAAAAALHLTPSAVSQQLVALEHEVGHRLFTRDGRGVRLTAVGKIMLRHANEVLAQLERAEAEVAAYATGSAGEVTVACFATAISAVLSPAIAVLREKAPGLQVRVRDAEGDQGLAMLLDGEADLTVAVEYRGAPDVTDRRLALLPLYAEPFDLVLPHDHPLATTGDDRAVALADLGGETWIGPYPGNPVHDVIAFACEQAGFTPRFAHCSDDFRAVVALVAAGAGVALVPRLALRDMALSGVVVRPAPGPERRVFAAVRRGADSHPLLVPLLDTLHTVAADLGEG from the coding sequence GTGATAGACACGCGGCGCCTGCGCACGCTGCGGGCGGTGGCCGACCACGGCACGGTCACCGCCGCGGCCGCCGCCCTGCACCTGACCCCGTCCGCCGTCTCGCAGCAGCTCGTCGCGCTCGAACACGAGGTGGGCCACCGGCTGTTCACCCGCGACGGGCGGGGCGTCCGGCTCACCGCTGTGGGCAAGATCATGCTCCGGCACGCCAACGAGGTGCTCGCCCAGCTCGAACGCGCCGAGGCCGAGGTGGCCGCGTACGCGACGGGCTCGGCCGGCGAGGTGACCGTGGCGTGCTTCGCGACGGCGATCAGCGCGGTGCTGTCCCCCGCGATCGCCGTGCTCCGCGAGAAGGCGCCCGGCCTGCAGGTGCGGGTCCGCGACGCCGAGGGGGACCAGGGTCTGGCCATGCTGCTGGACGGCGAGGCCGACCTGACGGTCGCGGTCGAGTACCGCGGCGCCCCCGACGTCACCGACCGGCGCCTTGCCCTGCTCCCCCTGTACGCCGAGCCGTTCGACCTGGTGCTCCCCCACGACCACCCGCTCGCCACCACCGGCGACGACCGCGCGGTGGCGCTCGCGGACCTGGGCGGCGAGACGTGGATCGGCCCCTACCCGGGCAACCCGGTGCACGACGTGATCGCCTTCGCCTGCGAGCAGGCGGGCTTCACCCCGCGCTTCGCGCACTGCTCGGACGACTTCCGCGCGGTGGTCGCTCTGGTGGCGGCGGGCGCGGGAGTGGCGCTGGTGCCACGGCTGGCGCTGCGCGACATGGCCCTGTCCGGCGTCGTCGTCCGGCCCGCGCCCGGCCCGGAACGGCGGGTCTTCGCCGCCGTGCGCCGCGGCGCCGACTCCCACCCCCTCCTCGTCCCGCTGCTCGACACCCTGCACACCGTCGCGGCGGACCTCGGCGAGGGGTGA
- a CDS encoding ornithine cyclodeaminase family protein has product MTFPVLDTAAIKQAATSRLVLDTVRDALIAHAEGRTSVPPPLHMEFPEADGDCHVKAGWITGSTDFTVKIATGFYGNPGLGLPSNHGLVCVVSARTGQVRALLDDRGLLTAWRTAAAGALITDAMARPGAVTLAVFGTGEQARLQTSWLAKLRPVGTVLVHGRNPHRANALCDELDARGLRARPASAQEAAAADMIITTTPATVPVLDAAQVREGAHVTGIGTDMPHKNELPPALFHRAQLIATDDHAQCLDHGDFGHAVRAGAAAQDSDIAAGLLLKAPLDRLDTAITVADLTGVGALDAALASAVLGRLLR; this is encoded by the coding sequence ATGACTTTCCCCGTTCTCGACACGGCCGCCATCAAGCAGGCGGCCACCTCGCGACTGGTCCTCGACACCGTCCGTGACGCGCTGATCGCCCACGCCGAAGGCCGCACCAGCGTGCCGCCGCCGCTGCACATGGAATTCCCCGAAGCCGACGGGGACTGCCACGTCAAAGCCGGCTGGATCACCGGCTCCACCGACTTCACCGTCAAGATCGCGACCGGCTTCTACGGCAACCCCGGCCTCGGCCTTCCGTCCAACCACGGTCTCGTCTGCGTCGTCAGCGCCCGCACCGGACAGGTGCGCGCGCTCCTCGATGATCGCGGTCTGCTGACCGCCTGGCGCACCGCTGCCGCAGGCGCGCTGATCACCGATGCCATGGCCAGGCCCGGCGCCGTCACACTGGCCGTCTTCGGCACCGGCGAACAAGCCCGCCTCCAGACATCCTGGCTGGCCAAGCTCCGCCCGGTCGGTACGGTGCTGGTCCACGGCCGCAACCCGCACAGAGCCAACGCCCTGTGCGATGAGCTCGACGCCCGCGGCCTGCGCGCCCGGCCCGCATCGGCACAGGAGGCGGCCGCCGCCGACATGATCATCACCACGACTCCGGCAACGGTCCCCGTCCTGGATGCCGCCCAGGTTCGCGAGGGCGCGCACGTGACCGGCATCGGCACGGACATGCCGCACAAGAACGAGCTGCCTCCGGCGCTCTTTCACCGCGCACAGCTCATCGCGACCGACGACCACGCCCAGTGCCTCGACCACGGTGACTTCGGCCACGCCGTCCGCGCCGGGGCCGCCGCCCAGGACAGCGACATCGCGGCCGGACTGCTGCTCAAAGCGCCCCTCGACCGGCTGGACACGGCGATCACGGTCGCCGACCTCACCGGTGTCGGAGCGCTCGACGCGGCACTCGCCTCCGCCGTCCTCGGCCGGCTCCTGCGGTGA
- a CDS encoding aminotransferase class I/II-fold pyridoxal phosphate-dependent enzyme: MTRLPDFRLETYFSRWEFTARHHLTASDVQTMTLGELLGLADDKDRDAFENLSLGYTETFGDPALREVIAQTYEHADADDVICFAGAEEALYLAMNVLLDAGDHAVVVTPNYQAAETVPLALCEVAGVALDADRDWALDLDEVAAAIRPNTRVVSVNFPNNPTGKVIDAADLTALARLCDERGIHLFSDEVYRGLERDPARTLPQAADLSERALSLNVTSKSLGLPGLRIGWITCRDRALRSRLERAKHYTTICNSAPSEVLARIALKARGTILDRNRALIRSNLPAFEAFFAEFADDFAWRAPDGGCVAYPRYLGADGVEEFCARLVAEAGVLLLPASIYRSELTATPADRFRIGIGRHNPQEGLAAFAEWMRARR, from the coding sequence ATGACCCGGCTACCCGACTTCCGCCTGGAGACGTACTTCTCCCGCTGGGAGTTCACTGCCCGCCACCACCTGACCGCCTCCGACGTCCAGACCATGACACTCGGCGAGCTGCTCGGGCTGGCCGACGACAAGGACCGCGACGCCTTCGAGAACCTGTCCCTGGGCTACACCGAGACCTTCGGCGACCCGGCCCTGCGCGAGGTGATCGCCCAGACGTACGAGCACGCTGACGCAGACGACGTCATCTGCTTCGCGGGCGCCGAGGAAGCCCTCTACCTGGCGATGAACGTGCTGCTCGACGCGGGTGACCACGCGGTGGTGGTGACCCCGAACTACCAGGCCGCCGAGACCGTGCCGCTGGCGCTGTGCGAGGTCGCCGGCGTGGCCCTCGACGCAGATCGGGACTGGGCCCTGGACCTCGACGAGGTGGCGGCGGCGATCCGGCCGAACACCCGGGTCGTCTCGGTGAACTTCCCCAACAACCCCACTGGCAAGGTCATCGACGCCGCTGACCTCACCGCGCTGGCCCGCCTGTGCGACGAACGCGGCATCCATCTGTTCAGCGACGAGGTCTACCGCGGCCTCGAGCGCGACCCGGCCCGCACCTTGCCGCAAGCCGCCGACCTGTCCGAGCGCGCGCTGTCCTTGAACGTGACCTCGAAGTCCCTGGGCCTGCCCGGGCTGCGCATCGGCTGGATCACCTGCCGCGACCGCGCGCTGCGCTCACGCCTGGAGCGGGCCAAGCACTACACCACCATCTGCAACTCCGCGCCCAGCGAGGTCCTGGCCCGCATCGCGCTGAAGGCCCGTGGGACGATCCTGGACCGCAACCGGGCCCTGATCAGGTCCAACCTGCCGGCGTTCGAGGCGTTCTTCGCCGAGTTCGCAGACGACTTCGCATGGCGGGCGCCGGACGGCGGATGCGTCGCCTACCCCCGTTACCTCGGCGCCGACGGGGTGGAGGAATTCTGCGCCCGCCTGGTGGCGGAAGCCGGCGTCCTGCTGCTGCCGGCGAGCATCTACCGCTCCGAACTCACCGCCACCCCCGCCGACCGGTTCCGCATCGGCATCGGCCGCCACAACCCACAGGAAGGCCTGGCAGCCTTCGCCGAGTGGATGCGGGCACGCCGATGA
- a CDS encoding helix-turn-helix transcriptional regulator: MVEEGRDPRVRKWAPVCQAVALLLGPYAEVVLHDPVTDRVLEIWNPMASRGRGDPSLLGELDELDPSAQDVYGPYEKLLADGRRLSSVSAVLRDAQERPSAVLCINLDRTPLEQAAAVLSAFGAPAVRRPEPLFEQDWSERIQQVIGGYVRETGRPLERMTRPDRLAILGRLDEARVFAVRRAVPVVAGALRVSRSTVYGLLAELREPSAKD; this comes from the coding sequence ATGGTGGAAGAGGGGCGGGACCCTCGTGTGCGGAAATGGGCGCCGGTGTGCCAGGCCGTCGCGCTGTTGCTCGGTCCGTACGCCGAGGTCGTCCTGCATGATCCGGTGACCGACCGGGTCCTGGAGATCTGGAACCCCATGGCCTCTCGCGGCCGGGGGGATCCTTCGCTGCTCGGCGAACTGGACGAGCTCGACCCGTCGGCGCAGGACGTGTACGGGCCGTACGAGAAACTGCTCGCCGACGGCCGTCGTCTGTCCTCGGTCAGCGCGGTCCTGCGGGACGCGCAGGAGCGGCCGTCGGCGGTGCTGTGCATCAATCTCGACCGCACGCCGCTGGAACAGGCCGCGGCGGTCTTGTCCGCCTTCGGCGCACCGGCCGTGCGGCGCCCCGAGCCGTTGTTCGAGCAGGACTGGTCCGAGCGGATCCAGCAGGTGATCGGTGGCTACGTCCGCGAGACGGGTCGCCCCCTCGAGCGCATGACCCGCCCGGACCGCCTGGCCATCCTCGGTCGGCTGGATGAGGCCCGGGTCTTCGCGGTGCGCCGCGCCGTCCCGGTCGTCGCCGGGGCGCTGCGAGTGTCCCGGTCCACCGTCTATGGCCTGCTGGCCGAGCTCAGAGAGCCAAGCGCAAAGGACTGA